From a region of the Porphyromonadaceae bacterium W3.11 genome:
- the traK gene encoding conjugative transposon protein TraK translates to MEFKSLTNIESSFKQIRLYAILFVVFCLGVCGYVVYSSYSFAREQREKVYVLDNGKSLILALSQDAATNRPVEAREHVRRFHELFFTVAPDKESIEENMSRAFMLCDKSAFNYYKDLAEKGYYNRIISGNINQRVVLDSIQCNFEVYPYEVVTFGRQYIVRQSNITERSLVTSCTLQNSVRSDNNPQGFLMEQFVVRENRDIQTIKR, encoded by the coding sequence ATGGAATTTAAGTCATTAACTAATATAGAGAGTTCGTTCAAACAGATACGGCTCTATGCGATACTCTTTGTGGTCTTTTGTCTTGGAGTGTGTGGGTATGTCGTTTATAGCTCGTACTCCTTTGCGCGTGAACAGCGTGAGAAGGTGTATGTACTGGACAATGGGAAGTCGCTCATCTTGGCACTGAGTCAGGATGCTGCTACCAATAGACCAGTAGAGGCAAGGGAGCATGTGAGACGCTTTCACGAACTCTTCTTTACGGTTGCTCCGGACAAGGAGTCCATCGAGGAGAATATGTCACGAGCCTTTATGCTGTGCGATAAATCAGCATTTAACTACTACAAAGACCTTGCCGAGAAAGGTTATTACAATCGGATTATCTCGGGAAACATCAATCAACGTGTGGTTTTGGATTCTATCCAGTGCAACTTTGAGGTTTATCCCTATGAGGTAGTAACCTTTGGTCGACAGTACATCGTACGGCAGAGCAACATCACTGAGCGTAGCTTGGTGACGAGCTGTACGCTCCAAAACTCGGTGCGTTCGGATAATAACCCACAGGGTTTCCTGATGGAACAGTTCGTGGTGCGTGAGAATAGAGACATTCAGACGATAAAACGATGA
- a CDS encoding DUF4141 domain-containing protein: protein MKQKLLILMCAVAFLGIRAEAQWVVTDPTNFAGNIANTIKEITTASKTVKNTLDNFKEVEKLYNESKQYYDALKKVNNLIGDAYKVKETILMVGDISEIYVTSFKKMLNDPNFRPTELAAMASGYTKLLELSGESLRELKNVAKSNVFSMNDHERMQMIDQIYNTVREYRSIVSYYTRKNISVSYIRAKQKGQLNQMLSLYGTGDARYW, encoded by the coding sequence ATGAAACAGAAGTTATTGATACTAATGTGTGCAGTCGCATTCCTTGGGATTAGAGCAGAAGCGCAATGGGTTGTTACAGATCCAACCAATTTTGCTGGCAATATCGCCAATACGATTAAGGAGATAACGACTGCAAGTAAGACGGTCAAGAACACCTTGGATAACTTTAAGGAAGTGGAGAAACTCTATAATGAGAGTAAGCAGTATTACGATGCCCTCAAGAAGGTGAATAATCTTATAGGCGATGCTTACAAAGTGAAGGAGACCATCCTCATGGTAGGAGATATCTCCGAGATTTATGTCACCTCCTTCAAAAAGATGCTCAATGACCCCAACTTTAGACCGACCGAATTGGCAGCTATGGCTTCGGGTTATACCAAGCTATTGGAGCTAAGTGGCGAGAGCCTGCGAGAGCTAAAGAATGTGGCTAAGAGCAATGTCTTCTCGATGAATGACCACGAGCGGATGCAGATGATAGACCAGATCTACAATACCGTGCGTGAGTATCGCTCCATCGTCTCCTACTATACCCGCAAGAATATCTCGGTCAGTTATATCCGTGCGAAACAAAAGGGGCAACTGAATCAGATGCTCTCGCTCTATGGAACGGGTGATGCTCGTTATTGGTAA
- the traM gene encoding conjugative transposon protein TraM, which yields MDKNKGLSTKQKEQVKKWLIFSGLGLFFAFSMWFIFKPSERELAMEQSGLNDMVPQASVDQLEENKLKAYELSSYEESVVEQRKEIGRLSDYFDQEDTSPYPLKGQREDSASTSEAWGGDIAGSVQQYERNNQLLASFNEAENYYEEEIDYLRGEIESLREELNNREQDIASEEERQLALMEKSYQMAAKYMPSVGTADKTLAYGRPLVDGQSVNSEPLTTNAPATDLPQMEVLAERKPVISMLEQPMTDSAFIADYGASERNLGFFSVGTVAKEVVPRNTLKVVVDKTTTLQEGSFVVLRLSEDAHFQGIRLSRNAPLVAQAKIEGNRMRLHVRSVETGGRIFSVSLSAFDLDGQEGIAIPGIDEVQALKETAATAGGSMGTSFTFASSAKDQIISELARGAMQGASQLLQKKLREIKVRLKGGHQLYLVQSK from the coding sequence ATGGATAAGAATAAAGGACTTTCAACGAAGCAAAAAGAGCAAGTCAAAAAGTGGCTTATTTTCTCGGGGTTGGGGCTCTTCTTTGCTTTCTCAATGTGGTTTATTTTTAAGCCGTCAGAGAGAGAGCTGGCTATGGAGCAGTCAGGGCTGAATGATATGGTTCCGCAAGCTTCAGTAGATCAACTTGAAGAGAATAAGCTAAAAGCCTATGAACTGTCAAGTTATGAGGAGAGTGTAGTAGAGCAACGCAAGGAGATTGGTCGGCTCTCAGATTACTTTGATCAGGAGGATACATCTCCATACCCTCTAAAAGGTCAAAGGGAAGACTCAGCTTCCACTTCAGAGGCTTGGGGTGGTGATATAGCGGGGTCGGTTCAGCAGTATGAAAGAAATAACCAGTTGCTGGCTTCCTTTAATGAGGCGGAGAACTACTACGAAGAAGAAATTGATTATCTCCGAGGAGAAATAGAGAGTCTTCGTGAGGAGCTGAACAATCGAGAGCAGGACATCGCAAGCGAGGAGGAGCGACAGTTGGCTCTGATGGAAAAGAGCTACCAAATGGCTGCGAAGTATATGCCGTCAGTTGGGACTGCTGATAAGACTCTTGCCTATGGGCGTCCTCTGGTTGATGGGCAGTCGGTGAATAGTGAACCTTTGACAACAAATGCACCTGCAACTGATCTTCCTCAGATGGAGGTATTGGCAGAGCGAAAGCCAGTGATCTCTATGCTGGAACAGCCGATGACGGACTCTGCATTTATCGCTGACTATGGGGCAAGTGAGCGAAATCTGGGATTTTTCTCTGTCGGGACCGTGGCTAAGGAGGTAGTACCCAGAAACACCCTAAAGGTGGTGGTCGATAAGACTACTACCTTACAGGAGGGGAGCTTCGTGGTGCTTAGACTCTCGGAGGATGCACACTTCCAAGGTATTCGGCTTTCTCGCAATGCTCCGCTAGTGGCTCAAGCGAAAATAGAGGGGAATAGGATGAGGCTTCATGTGCGGTCGGTGGAGACGGGTGGACGTATCTTCTCAGTCTCACTCTCAGCTTTTGACCTTGATGGTCAGGAGGGTATCGCCATTCCTGGCATTGATGAGGTGCAAGCACTCAAGGAGACCGCTGCAACGGCTGGTGGCTCCATGGGTACTTCCTTCACATTTGCTTCCTCTGCCAAAGACCAGATCATATCAGAGCTGGCAAGAGGGGCAATGCAGGGGGCGAGTCAGCTACTACAAAAGAAGCTTCGTGAGATTAAGGTGCGATTAAAGGGTGGGCATCAGCTCTACTTAGTTCAATCGAAATAA
- the traJ gene encoding conjugative transposon protein TraJ, whose translation MDFTSLHELLRATYNEMMPLCSHMTGIAKGISGLGALFYIAIRVWASLARAEPIDLFPLLRPFALGFCIMFFPSLVLGTMNTILSPVVKGTEQLVAVQEGEVTTLRAKRDKLKEEALLRDPETAYLVSNELFDAKIEEMGIIGPSDAVTIAGMYAERAAYRSKQWIMKAIQDILEFLFHAVSLIIDTLRTFILIVLSILGPIVFGISVWDGLGGSLSAWFSRYISVYLWLPVSSILTALLTKIQVLMLQKDIAQLADPTFIPEVGSWYYMAFFLIGIIGYTAVPTVAGWIIEAGGGIGAYGRNVNQAGKVGAQKAYTGGKQAAGAGGAAIGNMSGRIKAKLTKR comes from the coding sequence ATGGACTTCACAAGTTTACACGAGCTTCTCCGTGCTACCTATAACGAGATGATGCCGCTCTGTAGCCATATGACGGGTATTGCCAAGGGCATTTCGGGATTGGGGGCTCTCTTTTATATAGCTATCAGGGTGTGGGCTTCATTGGCGAGGGCAGAGCCCATAGACCTCTTCCCTTTGCTTCGCCCCTTTGCCTTAGGCTTCTGCATAATGTTCTTCCCATCCTTGGTGTTGGGAACAATGAATACTATACTTTCGCCAGTGGTTAAGGGGACAGAGCAATTGGTAGCTGTTCAGGAGGGGGAAGTGACGACCCTAAGGGCGAAGAGAGATAAGCTGAAGGAGGAGGCTTTACTTAGAGACCCAGAGACCGCATACTTGGTTTCCAATGAACTCTTTGATGCAAAGATTGAAGAAATGGGTATTATCGGACCGTCAGATGCAGTGACCATTGCTGGGATGTATGCGGAGCGTGCTGCGTATCGATCAAAGCAGTGGATTATGAAGGCCATCCAAGATATATTGGAGTTCCTTTTCCATGCTGTCAGCCTTATCATTGATACCCTTCGCACTTTTATACTGATTGTTCTATCGATTTTGGGACCTATTGTCTTTGGTATTTCGGTTTGGGATGGTTTGGGTGGCTCACTCTCTGCTTGGTTTAGCCGCTATATATCGGTGTATCTATGGTTGCCCGTGAGCAGTATTCTTACAGCCCTCTTGACCAAGATACAAGTCTTGATGCTCCAAAAGGATATTGCTCAGTTGGCTGACCCAACCTTTATCCCAGAAGTGGGGAGCTGGTACTATATGGCATTTTTTCTCATCGGTATCATCGGCTATACGGCTGTGCCTACGGTAGCAGGATGGATCATTGAGGCAGGTGGCGGTATCGGTGCTTATGGCCGTAATGTCAACCAAGCAGGAAAGGTTGGGGCTCAAAAGGCTTATACTGGTGGTAAGCAGGCGGCAGGGGCTGGTGGTGCTGCGATAGGTAATATGTCTGGAAGAATCAAAGCCAAACTCACAAAGAGGTAA